In the genome of Epinephelus lanceolatus isolate andai-2023 chromosome 18, ASM4190304v1, whole genome shotgun sequence, one region contains:
- the pgls gene encoding 6-phosphogluconolactonase isoform X1 yields the protein MAGRRVVVFPSSAELGPVLAHLVASRAEKAISSHGRFTLGLSGGSLVTMLSKELPALPDLDCSKWVVGFCDERVVSFDDPESTYGLYKGQLFSKVNIPDNGILTIDSSLPVTECAEDYTRKLKKVFPDDDFPVFDLLLLGMGPDGHTCSLFPDHPLLEETKKIVAPISDSPKPPPQRVTMTFPVVNSARCVVFVSTGGSKAPVLKEVLEGREGPAFPAARVVPTNGELFWLVDDPAAASLTIQVERLSSGAKL from the exons ATGGCTGGCAGAAGAGTCGTGGTCTTcccctcctcagctgagctcgGCCCGGTGCTGGCCCATCTGGTGGCGTCCCGGGCTGAGAAGGCCATCAGCTCTCATGGCAGGTTCACCCTGGGGCTCTCTGGAGGAAGCCTTGTGACCATGCTCAGCAAAGAACTGCCTGCCCTGCCAGACCTGGACTGCAGCAAGTGGGTTGTTGGTTTTTGTGACGAGCGGGTGGTTTCCTTCGATGACCCTGAGAGCACCTATGGGCTGTACAAG GGTCAGTTGTTCTCCAAGGTCAACATCCCCGATAATGGGATCTTAACCATCGACTCCTCTCTGCCGGTCACAGAGTGTGCCGAGGATTATACCCGCAAACTGAAGAAG GTCTTCCCTGATGACGACTTCCCAGTGTTTGACCTGTTACTGCTGGGTATGGGGCCTGATGGACACACCTGTTCCCTCTTCCCAGACCACCCTCTCCTGGAG GAAACCAAGAAGATTGTGGCCCCCATCAGCGACTCTCCCAAACCACCGCCACAGCGTGTTACTATGACCTTTCCAGTGGTGAACTCTGCACGCTGTGTGGTTTTTGTGTCAACAGGAGGAAGCAAAGCACCCGTTTTGAAG GAAGTGCTGGAGGGTAGAGAAGGTCCAGCGTTTCCAGCGGCCCGCGTTGTCCCAACTAACGGCGAGCTGTTCTGGCTTGTTGATGACCCCGCAGCTGCCTCCCTAACTATCCAGGTAGAGAGGTTAAGCTCAGGGGCCAAACTGTAG
- the pgls gene encoding 6-phosphogluconolactonase isoform X2 translates to MAGRRVVVFPSSAEKAISSHGRFTLGLSGGSLVTMLSKELPALPDLDCSKWVVGFCDERVVSFDDPESTYGLYKGQLFSKVNIPDNGILTIDSSLPVTECAEDYTRKLKKVFPDDDFPVFDLLLLGMGPDGHTCSLFPDHPLLEETKKIVAPISDSPKPPPQRVTMTFPVVNSARCVVFVSTGGSKAPVLKEVLEGREGPAFPAARVVPTNGELFWLVDDPAAASLTIQVERLSSGAKL, encoded by the exons ATGGCTGGCAGAAGAGTCGTGGTCTTcccctcctca GCTGAGAAGGCCATCAGCTCTCATGGCAGGTTCACCCTGGGGCTCTCTGGAGGAAGCCTTGTGACCATGCTCAGCAAAGAACTGCCTGCCCTGCCAGACCTGGACTGCAGCAAGTGGGTTGTTGGTTTTTGTGACGAGCGGGTGGTTTCCTTCGATGACCCTGAGAGCACCTATGGGCTGTACAAG GGTCAGTTGTTCTCCAAGGTCAACATCCCCGATAATGGGATCTTAACCATCGACTCCTCTCTGCCGGTCACAGAGTGTGCCGAGGATTATACCCGCAAACTGAAGAAG GTCTTCCCTGATGACGACTTCCCAGTGTTTGACCTGTTACTGCTGGGTATGGGGCCTGATGGACACACCTGTTCCCTCTTCCCAGACCACCCTCTCCTGGAG GAAACCAAGAAGATTGTGGCCCCCATCAGCGACTCTCCCAAACCACCGCCACAGCGTGTTACTATGACCTTTCCAGTGGTGAACTCTGCACGCTGTGTGGTTTTTGTGTCAACAGGAGGAAGCAAAGCACCCGTTTTGAAG GAAGTGCTGGAGGGTAGAGAAGGTCCAGCGTTTCCAGCGGCCCGCGTTGTCCCAACTAACGGCGAGCTGTTCTGGCTTGTTGATGACCCCGCAGCTGCCTCCCTAACTATCCAGGTAGAGAGGTTAAGCTCAGGGGCCAAACTGTAG